The Cuculus canorus isolate bCucCan1 chromosome 5, bCucCan1.pri, whole genome shotgun sequence genome window below encodes:
- the LYVE1 gene encoding lymphatic vessel endothelial hyaluronic acid receptor 1, giving the protein MPTFFGVTSAVVFIWLMTFMAQNYFITGSILSPCRITGVGIYLEEKVNFSEASDACNQLNLQLATKDQVEKALNHGFETCSFGWVKDGLVVIPRITSNKKCGKGNVGLVLWYAEHFKTFKVYCFNSSDVQINSCKPDPTTAILPSSSAPTDFTVYSGPDVTENSTTAPNVTESEQSLKNIKYRVICITETIPPTEGTTTKMPEEYSPGYTSRAAFKNDAVVFGGIPTALLVLAVVFFIISVVLAVCYIKKYKKTFPFSNKDQQKEMVETTALKEAQSNDKTPDKETKNNGKKAEESKTTPEATVKCLEAEV; this is encoded by the exons atGCCAACTTTTTTTGGAGTTACCTCAGCAGTGGTTTTCATCTGGCTTATGACATTCATGGCTCAAAATTACTTTATAACAG GTTCCATTCTTTCACCTTGCAGGATCACAGGTGTAGGAATTTATCTAGAGGAGAAAGTGAATTTCTCAGAAGCAAGTGATGCATGTAATCAACTGAATCTACAGTTGGCAACTAAAGACCAAGTTGAAAAGGCTTTGAACCATGGCTTTGAAACATGCAG CTTTGGATGGGTGAAAGATGGATTGGTTGTCATTCCTCGGATAACATCCAACAAAAAATGTGGCAAAGGCAACGTTGGACTAGTGCTATGGTATgctgaacattttaaaacatttaaggTTTACTGCTTCAATTCCTCAG ATGTTCAGATTAACTCATGTAAACCGGATCCGACTACAGCCATACTACCTTCATCAAGTGCACCAACAGACTTCACTGTGTATTCAGGCCCTGATGTGACTGAGAACAGCACGACAGCACCCAATGTGACCGAGTCGGAACAATccctgaaaaatataaaatatcgCGTAATATGTATAACTGAAACTATACCACCAACAGAGGGGACCACTACAAAAATGCCGGAGGAATACTCGCCCGGCTACACTTCCCGTGCGGCCTTTAAGAATGATGCTGTTGTGTTTGGAG GTATCCCTACTGCACTTCTTGTACTGGCAGTCGTcttcttcattatttcagttgttCTAGCGGTCTGCTATAtaaaaaa gtaCAAGAAAACCTTCCCATTTTCAAACAAGgatcagcaaaaagaaatggtTGAAACTACTGCTCTCAAAGAGGCCCAGTCAAATGACAAAACACCTGAtaaggaaacaaagaataatggaaaaaaggcagaagagtcTAAAACCACACCTGAGGCCACAGTAAAATGTTTAGAAGCAGAAGTTTAA